The Devosia sp. MC521 genome has a segment encoding these proteins:
- a CDS encoding GNAT family N-acetyltransferase: MKSAAPYLRLRKALIAPIPAPSWPTGLVKATLSHVPPEAVHKLLKATFRDIAKPCSAWYAALSTDEEYDPALAILALGPDGTVAGYIQSWTSGFVKDLVVAPEYRRQNIGTLLMAETFALFAARGLSHVDLKVERKNKPAQKFYAGLGMIEVLD; this comes from the coding sequence ATGAAAAGCGCAGCGCCCTACCTCAGATTGCGTAAGGCGCTGATCGCTCCCATTCCCGCCCCCAGCTGGCCGACAGGCCTCGTAAAGGCGACGCTGTCCCACGTCCCTCCTGAAGCAGTCCATAAGCTCCTCAAGGCAACCTTCCGCGACATCGCAAAGCCCTGCTCAGCTTGGTATGCAGCGCTGTCTACCGACGAAGAATACGATCCCGCATTAGCGATCCTCGCGCTCGGACCTGACGGCACGGTCGCGGGCTACATCCAAAGCTGGACCTCAGGCTTCGTCAAAGACCTGGTGGTCGCCCCAGAGTATCGCCGTCAGAACATCGGCACCTTGCTCATGGCCGAAACCTTCGCGCTATTCGCCGCGCGCGGCCTCTCTCACGTTGACCTCAAGGTCGAACGCAAAAACAAACCCGCGCAGAAGTTCTACGCGGGCTTGGGCATGATCGAAGTGCTTGATTAG
- the ureG gene encoding urease accessory protein UreG, producing MSKSLHGPLRIGIGGPVGSGKTTLCEMLLKAMRDRYSMAVVTNDIYTQEDALILARAQAISEDRIVGVETGGCPHTAIREDASLNLAAIDALNEKFPDLDIILIESGGDNLAATFSPDLADLTIYVISVAQGEKIPRKGGPAISRSDLLVITHTDLAPYVGASLAVMDSDTQKIRDGRPYVFTDLLRRESLDQIIGFIEKHGGFAAEAAE from the coding sequence ATGTCCAAAAGCCTACACGGTCCCCTTCGCATTGGTATTGGTGGACCGGTAGGCTCGGGCAAAACCACCTTGTGCGAGATGCTCCTCAAGGCCATGCGCGACCGCTATTCCATGGCAGTCGTGACCAATGACATCTACACCCAAGAAGACGCGCTGATCCTCGCCCGGGCTCAGGCCATCTCCGAGGATCGCATCGTTGGCGTTGAAACCGGTGGCTGCCCGCACACCGCCATCCGCGAGGACGCCTCGCTCAACCTCGCCGCCATCGACGCGCTCAACGAAAAATTCCCCGATCTCGACATCATTCTAATCGAGAGTGGCGGCGACAACCTCGCGGCAACCTTCTCACCCGATCTTGCGGATCTCACCATCTACGTGATCTCCGTCGCGCAGGGAGAAAAGATCCCGCGCAAGGGAGGGCCAGCCATTTCGCGCTCCGACCTCCTGGTCATCACCCACACCGACCTAGCGCCCTATGTCGGCGCCAGCCTTGCGGTAATGGACAGTGACACGCAAAAAATCCGCGACGGCCGCCCCTATGTCTTCACCGACCTGCTGCGTCGTGAAAGCCTCGACCAAATCATCGGCTTTATCGAAAAGCACGGTGGCTTCGCCGCCGAGGCAGCCGAGTAA